From Pseudomonas sp. AN-1:
CCGCCGCGCCGAGGCGCAACGGCAACTGCTGCTGCGCCGCCTGCTGGCCCATCCGGCGGCACAGGGGCGCCTGGCGGAGCACGAGCTGGCGCCGCCGGCGCTCGACGGGCGGGACGATGGCGAACTGCGCCGCCGGCTGGCCGCCTTCCTCGCCGCCGGCGTGCGCCATGCCCGCGCGTTCGGCGGAGTGCCGCTGCCGGCGGACTTCGCGCCGGCCGCGGCGCAGCCCGTCGCCGCGCCGCGCTGGCTGGGTGGCGAACACCTGCAGCGCCTGGCGCTGGACGAGGGCGAGCACGCCGTGCTGCTGCGCCTGCTGGCGCCGCCCGGCGACGCCGAGCGGGAGGCGGCCTGGCGGCTGCTGGCGGTGCTGCGCCAGAGCGCCTTCTACCAGGCGCTGCGCGTCGAGCAGGGGCTGGGCTACGCGCTGTTCAGCCGTTTCCTGGCCGGGGAGGAGGGCGCCGAGCTGCAGTTCGGCGTGCAATCGCCGCATGCCGATGGCGCGCGCCTGCAGCAGGCGATCCGTGATTTCCTCGCCGGCAGCGCCGCCGCCCTGGCCGGGCTGGACGCGGCGCGCCTGGAGCCGGCCCGTGGCGCGGCCCTCGACGCCCTGCACGGCGGTAGCCGCCGCGCGCGCCTGCTGCAGGCCTGCGGCGACTGGCTGGGCGGGCGCGACACCGCGCACGTGCAGGCGGTCGACGCGGCGCTGCAGCGGCTCGCGCCGGCCGACCTGCAGCGCGCCGCCGCCGAGCTGGCGGCGGCGGAGTGGCGCTGGCTGCTCAGCCGCTGACGAACAGCTGCGGCAGCACGCCGAGCAGCAGGCTCATGCTGAAGAACGACAGCAGCGTGGTGAGCACCAGCGCCGCGGCGCAGCGCTCGCCCAGGCCGTACTGCTGGGCCAGCAGCGGGTAGACGGTGAACATCGGCGCGCTGGCGAACAGCAGGGCGGCGATCTTCAGTTCCGGCGCCACGCCGGGCACCAGGGCGAAGGCGACGTAGACCGCCAGCGGGTGCAGCACCAGTTTGCCCAGCGCCATCTGGCCGGCGTCCGCCAGCATGCCGGCGGGCCTGAGTCCGCACAGCGTGCCGCCGATGACGAACAGCGCCGCCGGCGCCGAGGCCTGGGCGAGCATCTCGACGGGGCGCAGCAGCATCGGCGGCAGGCGCAGCTCCAGCAGCGACAGGCCGAGGCCGACGAGGATGCCGATCAGCACCGGGTTCCTCGCCAGGCGGCGGGCGATCTCCAGCGCCACCCGGCGCGCCCCGCCGCCGTTCGGCCGGCCGGCCTCGGCCAGGGTCAGCGCCAGCGGCACCATCAGCAGGCTCTCCACCAGCATGCACAGCGCCATCGGCAGCGCCGCCAGCGGGCCGACCACCATCACCACCACCGGATAGCCGATGAAGCCGCTGTTCGAGGCCGACATGCCGAGGCCGCTCATCGCCGCGCCGGCCAGGCCCTCCCGGCGGCCCCAGCGCGCCAGCGCGAAGCCCGCGGCGAAGGCCGCCAGCGAGGCCAGGCCGTAGGCCAGCAGGTAGCCGGCGTTGAGGATTTCCTCCACCGGCCGGGTGGCCAGCGAATGGATCAGCAGGGCGGGCAGGGCGAAGTGGATGACGAAGCTGCCGATGCCGCGGATCTGCTCGCTGCCCAGCAGGCCGCCGCGCACGGACAGGTAGCCGAGGCCGATGAGCAGGAAGATGGGGGCGGTGATGGTGAGGATGTCGAACACAGCGGGCGTCTCTGGCGGCTGGAAGGGCCGCGGCAGAGCGGCCGGGACATTATCCGCAGGGCGCCGCGGCGCAGGGAAGCCCGACGGGCGATCAGCGCACGAAATGTTTCTAGAGAGCGCCCGCTTACTCCGAAAGCATCATGTGGCGTGCGGGAGTAGCACGACCTTCGCCCGACAGGGATGAGCGGCTTTCGGCGCGCGCCGTAGCGGCCTGCCAAAGCATGAGGTCTTCGCTGCCTGCGCAGAATACGGGGCGTCGCGGGTCGCTCCGGATAATCCGCTCGACTGTTGGATCAGGCAGTCGTCCTGACGCAAGCGGAGACAATGATGAACAAGAACAAAGCCTGCTACTCCCTCCTGGCGGCTGCCACCGCCCTGGCAATCAGCCTGCCGGCCTCGGCCGAGATCGTGCTGTACGACAAGAACGACACCACCTTCTCCACCGACGGCTACTTCAACGCCTTCTACGTCAACAGCGACGTGGACCGTGACGACAGCCTGAACCTCGACCGCAAGCAGTCGCGCGTGAAGATGGGCTTCCTGCCGAACTACATCGGCTTCAACTTCGGCAAGCAGGTCGACGGCCTCAAGCTCGGCGGCCGCTCCTCGTTCTGGGTGACCATCAACGACAGCGAACAGAACGGCACCGGCACCGCCATCGACGTGCGTCAGTTCTACGCCACCGCCTCCAGCCCGGAGTGGGGCGAGGTGCTGTTCGGCAAGGACTTCGGCCTGTTCGCCCGCTCCAACATCCTGCTCGACGAGCTGCTCGCCGGCTACGGCCAGGTCAGCGACACCCTGGGCCTGGTCGACGGCGGCGGCGTGTCCTTCGGCAACATCGGCAGCGGCTACCCGTATCCGTTCCCGACCTCGCAGATCACCTACCGTTCGCCGCTGATGAGCGGCCTGCGCATCGCCGCCGGCATCATGGACCCGGTCGACACCAACGACAGCAGCCCGACCGGCAAGGCCTACCAGGAAGCGCCGCGCTTCGAGACCGAGATCACCTACCAGTTCGAGGTCGGTGGCGCGCAGATCTACTCCTGGATCAACGGCATGCAGCAGACCTCGGAAAACACCGACAACACCGTCGCGGATGTCGACTCCACCGGCGTCGGCTACGGCGTGCAGGCCAAGATGGGCGGCCTGACCCTGAGCGCCTCGGGCTTCCAGGCCGAGGGCATCAACCCGTTCTTCACCAACAACCTGACCGAGCCGACCCTGCGCGAAGTCGACAGCGACGGCTACCTGCTGCAGGGTTCCTACCGCTTCGGCAAGAACCGCGTGGCGCTGTCCTACGGCAAGACCAAGGACGACGGCAACGGCCTGGGCACCGCGGCCGACTACGAGACCCGCGGCGTCGCCTTCTTCCGCGACATCAACGACAACCTCAAGCTGGTCGCCGAGGTCAACCAGTTCGAGATCGACGGCAAGAGCAACCCGGTCCTCGACGAGGATACCCGCACCTTCGCGGTGGGCGCGGTACTGGCCTTCTGAGCCCGTGCGCGGGCGGGAGCGAGACTCCGCCCGCGCCACCCCGGACTCCATATCGACTGCCGAAGAGGAAAGCCGCGAGGCTTTCCTCTTCGTGCTTGTGGGCAGCCCTGTCACGCACGGCGGCGGACCCGACCAAAGAGGGGGCGCGGCCAGTACCCAAGTAGCATTAGCCGCCCGCGCGCGCCTTTCTAGAATGACCCCGTCTGTCTGTTCTACCGTTCCGGAGGCGACGTGGAAGAAGATCTGAACGACGTCGTCCGCACGGCCCTGTCCGAATCCAGCGATGCGGAAAGCGTGGCCCAGGACCTGGCCCGCCAGCTGATGCATCCGCACCTGGGCTGCGTGCTGTTCTTCTGCAGCGCCGAATACGACCTGCCGGCGCTGGCCGCGGCGCTGGAGCAGTACTTCGGCGGCGTGCGCCTGGTCGGCTGCACCACCGCCGGCGAGATCACCCCCCAGGGCTACGGCCGCGGCTGCGTCAGCGCGGTCGGCTTCGACCACCGCAGCTTCTCCATCGCCGCCGCGCGCATCGACGCGCTGGACAGCTTCAGCCTGCTCGACGCCCAGCAGGTGGTCGCCCAACTGGTCGAGGAGTGCCGCGGCAGCCGCCTGGAGCCGGTGGCCGGGCACAGCTTCGCACTGACCCTGCTCGACGGCCTGTCCAGCCGCGAGGAGCTGGTGCTCTCGGCGCTGAACGCCGCCTTCGGACGCATTCCCCACTTCGGCGGCTCGGCCGGCGACGACAACCACCTGACCCGCACCCACGTCTACCACGACGGGCGCTTCCACACCGGCGCCGCGGT
This genomic window contains:
- a CDS encoding porin, which gives rise to MMNKNKACYSLLAAATALAISLPASAEIVLYDKNDTTFSTDGYFNAFYVNSDVDRDDSLNLDRKQSRVKMGFLPNYIGFNFGKQVDGLKLGGRSSFWVTINDSEQNGTGTAIDVRQFYATASSPEWGEVLFGKDFGLFARSNILLDELLAGYGQVSDTLGLVDGGGVSFGNIGSGYPYPFPTSQITYRSPLMSGLRIAAGIMDPVDTNDSSPTGKAYQEAPRFETEITYQFEVGGAQIYSWINGMQQTSENTDNTVADVDSTGVGYGVQAKMGGLTLSASGFQAEGINPFFTNNLTEPTLREVDSDGYLLQGSYRFGKNRVALSYGKTKDDGNGLGTAADYETRGVAFFRDINDNLKLVAEVNQFEIDGKSNPVLDEDTRTFAVGAVLAF
- a CDS encoding AEC family transporter; amino-acid sequence: MFDILTITAPIFLLIGLGYLSVRGGLLGSEQIRGIGSFVIHFALPALLIHSLATRPVEEILNAGYLLAYGLASLAAFAAGFALARWGRREGLAGAAMSGLGMSASNSGFIGYPVVVMVVGPLAALPMALCMLVESLLMVPLALTLAEAGRPNGGGARRVALEIARRLARNPVLIGILVGLGLSLLELRLPPMLLRPVEMLAQASAPAALFVIGGTLCGLRPAGMLADAGQMALGKLVLHPLAVYVAFALVPGVAPELKIAALLFASAPMFTVYPLLAQQYGLGERCAAALVLTTLLSFFSMSLLLGVLPQLFVSG